Proteins encoded in a region of the Anopheles aquasalis chromosome 2, idAnoAquaMG_Q_19, whole genome shotgun sequence genome:
- the LOC126571719 gene encoding Golgi-specific brefeldin A-resistance guanine nucleotide exchange factor 1, whose translation MSPPGNGIFVVRGEMSTLTTAMRRGSRWSFNTYQDDDKDVLLKSFQELKEVLLQVEDLRLVEPSVFLSPFLDVIRSEETTGPVTSLALSAVNKFLSYGLIDPTHSTLAATVENIADAVTHARFVGTDQTSDGVVLMKIIQVLRTLVLSPEGSALSDESMCDIILSCFRLCFEPRLNELVRRTAENSLKDIVLLLFMRLPQFVEGDTYNTLKTLKMRSSSMDQSGKRRKYSKTNVKEEPKAAPTVPAPLPPVPKIVTGPAPEDAAGSGEEPVTPVMLTAPNRALKAPVLSTTPATPAGVIVDMQGTISQTPKANPDRSAANSTTSMEAQSSGEASAPETESEQVAEEAASSDSTSFVNSVGVRFTPQQPDEELASGIGANATYAHLPYGLPCIRELFRFLISLCNPLDKQNTDVMIHMGLTLLTVTFEVGADSIGRYESLLAIVKDDLCRNLFALLATERISIFAADLQLCFLLFESLRAQLKFQLEHYLTRVADMIMNDSPRILYEARELAMDNLLQLWRIPGFAAELYINYDCDLYCTNLFEDLTKLLSKNTLSATQAIYSIHTLSMDALLTIVEAIERNCVQAKSGQKPTYMRHSRNNSYATDKIVLDHSLAAMTEGARASVPEANEEETGEPVVVVESISKFLRSSQVDRLHTASERSALVGDTTELDRTTSEAITPSHEELAAIKRKKRLLTQGTDLFNQRPEKGIQFLQENGLLSAVLDPQEVAQFLRENSGLDKKMIGEYISKKKNVESRILEVFVKSFDFAGLMIDQALRLYLETFRLPGEAPLISLVMEHFADHWHECNNEPFANTDAAFRLAYAVIMLNMDQHNHNAKRLNVPMTVEDFQRNLRGLNGNSDFDQEMLTKIYHSIRNEEIIMPAEQTGLVRENYLWKVLLRRGTTKDGVFRHVFGPQHDRELYRVIQGSTLAALSFVFDKSLDNAPLYQKAIGGFIKSAAIAAHFQLHGDLDALVLTLCKFSTLLTPPPNDANEITSCVLFGQNVKAQLAMRTVFALIHEHGDCMREGWRHTMDVLLQLFRLKLLPKALMEAEDFCEPNGKVVLLREQNPLPKTEAGLFSSLYSYLANDGQRQPTYEEQEVIKVSRKCIRDCQIEQIVNESKFLQFESLEELVGCLLTMIVPPEVHKSAATSATLAGGVAGNQQQVAYGECTVVFLMELLVKVLIQNRDRLLPLWPKVQEKLYALLVGGSSFDYTYLLQRTTVALLKLAIYLMRNEELCSTILQGLRMLLALPPAVILAISKPISIGMYELLKTSAQNIHSEADWVIVFTILECVGAGAVPPEYVDPAQMAASQQTVTGAKSDGALSSEEDSGLPDRGYISDSEVSSMTTTTTTTTNTIPVKGTASTATPPPMPSPTAGDAWILVNKDTIDLVSGATTGTNGAADGRSPSPCQSIQYRCKLLEHSAFALVKCWESLAFIVRNVAHITPYNFESCVRCIRTFVEASMGSSHPQQQQHHQDARGVGKGRRKAPGGAERKESRRKNGQGQLSGSGASSTSSLGAGESSDSDSDELPERYQSISIQLLDLMHTLHTRTAQIFRWWAEEGGAVPQCASLWSQGWCPLLQGIARLATDHRRQVRTSAITCLQRALLVQDLQTLTGLEWAGCFKQVLFPLLQELLQEKANGPQEIGLLEESRIRTATIMSKVFLHHLTPLIALPNFQELWLEILDYFERFMTAGSDMLYEAVLESLKNMLLVMHSVCVFHNSDGVTHSQLWDVTWQRISGFLPNLKDELFKQEAVRSTVSITSGTDDASAVLTVTAPPPTLAGEQQHILAGGNVNSSSAVPTEQSARVMLHPAPLQMPAPQLPTPLPAYPAVAPAAINPLAPAIEVHRTPVRSPPNNLLMSSATANADFVGLPMMMLPQVTTLPPSAPPLVTLGSAAPRTTFTTGPSTEPIVSNIIELPSESQNTVMVPQSAATDGSDSNAAPNVPLSHLLAGSQYPSLQHVPIGIAQSFAPMFVQPNPPVSVGACADIYSDYINDPYNLTLQIDNGGGSTTATTTNSSIVASTMTSVTRGEDENGGKTVTTAMESMALTTSVSGVPGTTGTSRGGQSTEIHNVFQSAQYFSFPASGGRIPPGSEMLFGEP comes from the exons ATGTCTCCGCCCGGCAATGGAATCTTTGTCGTGCGGGGTGAGATGTCCACCCTGACGACGGCGATGCGCCGTGGATCGCGCTGGAGCTTCAACACGTATCAG GACGACGATAAGGATGTGCTGTTGAAAAGTTTCCAGGAGCTGAaagaggtgctgctgcaggtggaGGATCTGAGATTGGTGGAACCGAGCGTCTTTCTGTCCCCGTTTCTCGATGTCATACGCTCGGAGGAAACGACGGGGCCCGTTACCAGCCTGGCCCTGTCCGCCGTGAACAAGTTCCTCTCGTACGGTCTTATCGATCCAACCCATTCGACGCTCGCGGCAACGGTGGAAAACATTGCCGATGCCGTAACGCACGCACGGTTCGTCGGAACCGACCAAACCTCGGAcggtgtggtgctgatgaagatCATTCAGGTACTGCGAACCCTGGTGCTGAGCCCCGAGGGTAGTGCCCTCTCGGATGAAAGTATGTGCGACATCATTTTGAGCTGCTTTCGGTTGTGCTTCGAACCACGGCTGAACGAACTCGTGCGCCGGACGGCAGAGAACTCGCTGAAGGACATTGTGCTTCTGTTGTTCATGCGCTTACCACAGTTCGTCGAGGGCGACACTTACAACACATTGAAAACGCTCAAGATGCGCTCGAGCTCGATGGATCAGTCGGGAAAGCGGCGAAAGTACAGCAAAACGAATGTGAAGGAAGAACCGAAAGCGGCTCCCACCGTTCCTGCGCCACTCCCACCGGTGCCAAAGATTGTAACTGGTCCGGCTCCGGAGGATGCTGCCGGATCTGGGGAAGAACCAGTCACTCCCGTTATGCTGACCGCACCGAATCGTGCACTGAAAGCACCAGTGCTCTCGACAACGCCGGCCACACCAGCCGGTGTGATCGTGGACATGCAAGGAACCATTTCGCAAACACCCAAAGCGAATCCTGACCGCTCGGCggcaaacagcaccaccagcatggaAGCGCAATCATCCGGGGAAGCATCAGCCCCTGAAACGGAATCAGAGCAGGTCGCTGAGGAGGCGGCTTCCAGTGATTCGACGTCGTTTGTCAATTCCGTTGGCGTTCGCTTCACACCTCAGCAACCGGACGAGGAGCTGGCATCGGGAATCGGGGCCAACGCAACCTACGCCCATCTTCCCTATGGACTACCATGCATCCGCGagttgtttcgctttctgATTTCTCTCTGCAATCCATTGGACAAGCAGAACACGGACGTGATGATCCACATGGGGCTGACGCTGCTCACGGTTACGTTCGAGGTCGGCGCGGACAGCATTGGACGGTACGAGTCGCTGCTAGCGATCGTGAAGGACGATCTGTGTCGCAATCTGTTCGCCCTGCTCGCCACCGAGCGAATCTCGATCTTTGCGGCCGATCTGCAGCTCTGCTTCCTGTTGTTCGAATCGCTTCGTGCACAGCTAAAGTTCCAGCTCGAGCACTATCTCACGCGCGTGGCGGATATGATTATGAACGACAGTCCGCGCATTTTGTATGAAGCGCGTGAACTTGCGATGGATAACTTGCTGCAGCTGTGGCGCATTCCGGGCTTTGCGGCCGAACTGTACATCAACTACGATTGCGATCTGTACTGTACGAACTTGTTCGAGGATCTGACGAAGCTACTGTCGAAGAATACGCTATCGGCAACGCAAGCAATCTACAGCATTCACACACTATCAATGGACGCGCTGCTAACTATCGTTGAAGCCATCGAACGAAACTGTGTACAGGCGAAGAGTGGCCAAAAACCGACCTATATGCGCCATTCGCGCAATAACTCCTACGCCACCGACAAGATTGTACTGGATCATTCGCTGGCTGCAATGACGGAAGGTGCGAGAGCCAGTGTTCCCGAAGCCAACGAAGAGGAGACCGGCGaaccggtggtagtggtggagaGTATTAGCAAATTCCTTCGCTCTAGTCAAGTGGATCGGCTGCATACGGCATCGGAACGGTCAGCGCTCGTAGGTGATACGACCGAGCTGGATCGCACTACCAGCGAAGCGATCACTCCTTCACACGAAGAGCTGGCGGCTATTAAGCGCAAGAAGCGTCTGCTTACGCAGGGCACCGATCTCTTCAATCAGCGCCCCGAAAAGGGCATACAGTTCTTGCAGGAAAACGGTCTCCTCAGTGCGGTCCTCGATCCACAGGAGGTTGCTCAGTTTTTGCGTGAAAATTCCGGGCTCGATAAGAAGATGATTGGCGAGTACATcagcaagaagaaaaatgtgGAAAGCCGCATACTGGAAGTGTTTGTCAAGTCGTTCGACTTTGCAGGGCTGATGATCGATCAGGCGCTGCGATTGTACCTTGAAACGTTCCGGTTACCGGGTGAGGCACCACTGATTTCTCTTGTTATGGAACACTTTGCGGATCATTGGCAT GAGTGCAATAACGAACCATTCGCAAACACGGATGCCGCTTTCCGGTTAGCGTATGCAGTGATCATGCTGAATATGGATCAGCACAACCATAACGCGAAGCGGCTCAACGTACCGATGACGGTGGAAGACTTTCAGCGCAATCTTCGTGGTTTAAACGGCAACTCGGACTTTGATCAGGAGATGCTTACCAAAATCTATCATTCCATACG AAACGAAGAAATTATTATGCCTGCCGAACAGACGGGATTGGTGCGTGAAAACTACCTctggaaggtgctgctgcgacgCGGCACAACGAAGGATGGCGTATTCCGGCACGTATTTGGTCCACAGCACGATCGCGAACTGTATCGCGTCATCCAAGGTTCGACGTTGGCCGCGCTAAGCTTCGTGTTCGACAAGTCGCTCGACAATGCTCCACTCTACCAGAAGGCGATCGGTGGATTCATCAAATCGGCAGCAATTGCCGCACATTTCCAGCTCCACGGTGACTTGGATGCGCTCGTACTGACGCTCTGTAAGTTCAGCACGCTGctgacaccgccaccgaacgatGCGAACGAAATCACGAGCTGCGTACTGTTCGGTCAGAACGTGAAGGCACAGTTGGCCATGCGCACCGTGTTCGCGCTGATACACGAGCATGGTGACTGTATGCGCGAGGGCTGGCGCCACACGATGGATGTGCTGTTGCAACTGTTCCGGCTGAAGCTACTGCCCAAGGCGTTGATGGAGGCCGAAGATTTCTGTGAACCGAATGGcaaggtggtgctgctgcgtgaacAAAATCCACTACCGAAGACGGAGGCGGGACTGTTCAGCTCGCTCTACTCGTACCTGGCCAACGATGGCCAACGGCAACCGACGtacgaggagcaggaggtgATCAAGGTGTCGCGCAAGTGTATCCGGGACTGCCAGATCGAACAGATCGTAAACGAGTCCAAGTTTTTGCAATTTGAATCGTTGGAAGAGCTAGTCGGTTGCCTGCTGACGATGATCGTTCCACCGGAGGTACACAAGAGTGCTGCAACTAGTGCCACGCTCGCTGGAGGTGTTGCTGGCAACCAGCAACAGGTGGCGTATGGCGAGTGTACGGTAGTATTTTTGATGGAACTCCTCGTGAAGGTTTTGATACAGAACCGTGATCGCTTGTTGCCACTGTGGCCCAAGGTACAGGAGAAACTGTACGCTCTGCTCGTTGGTGGATCGAGTTTCGATTACACTTATCTCCTGCAACGCACAACCGTTGCACTGCTGAAGCTGGCCATCTATCTGATGCGCAACGAGGAGCTCTGTTCAACGATCCTGCAAGGCCTAAGAATGTTACTAGCGCTGCCACCGGCCGTTATACTGGCCATCTCCAAACCGATCTCGATCGGTATGTATGAGCTGCTGAAAACGAGTGCCCAAAATATTCACTCCGAGGCAGACTGGGTGATTGTGTTCACGATTCTGGAGTGTGTCGGAGCGGGCGCAGTACCACCGGAGTATGTAGATCCGGCACAAATGGCGGCCTCGCAGCAAACTGTCACTGGCGCCAAATCAGATGGAGCACTAAGTAGCGAGGAAGATTCCGGGTTACCCGATCGGGGCTACATCTCAGATTCGGAAGTCAGCTCGATGacgaccacaaccaccacgaccaccaacacGATACCGGTGAAGGGGACAGCCAGCACGGCTACTCCACCACCCATGCCAAGCCcgactgctggtgatgcttgGATTCTGGTTAACAAAGATACCATTGATTTGGTTTCCGGAGCAACGACAGGAACCAATGGTGCCGCTGATGGTCGATCACCTTCGCCATGCCAATCGATTCAGTATCGCTGCAAGTTGCTGGAGCACTCAGCGTTTGCACTGGTCAAATGCTGGGAGAGTCTAGCATTTATTGTGCGCAATGTGGCGCACATTACACCGTACAATTTTGAGAGTTGTGTCCGCTGTATTCGAACGTTTGTCGAAGCATCAATGGGTTCGTCGCAccctcaacagcagcagcatcaccaggaCGCACGTGGAGTTGGTAAAGGTAGACGTAAGGCCCCAGGAGGTGCAGAGCGTAAGGAGAGCCGGCGAAAGAATGGGCAAGGACAACTGTCCGGCAGTGGCGCTTCATCGACGTCCTCCCTAGGCGCTGGGGAGAGCAGCGATAGCGATTCGGATGAGCTTCCGGAGCGTTACCAATCCATCTCGATCCAGCTGCTCGATCTTATGCACACGCTGCACACAAGGACGGCGCAGATATTCCGCTGGTGGGCCGAAGAAGGCGGTGCGGTACCACAGTGTGCCTCACTCTGGTCGCAGGGCTGGTGTCCTCTGTTGCAAGGTATCGCACGACTAGCAACCGATCATCGACGACAGGTGCGCACTAGCGCCATCACTTGCCTCCAGCGTGCCCTTCTCGTGCAGGACCTGCAAACGCTTACCGGGCTTGAATGGGCAGGATGTTTTAAACAG GTTCTGTTTCCACTGCTGCAAGAGTTGCTACAGGAGAAGGCCAATGGTCCGCAAGAGATCGGGTTGCTAGAGGAATCGCGCATACGAACGGCTACCATCATGTCCAAGGTGTTCCTGCATCATCTCACGCCACTGATCGCGCTACCGAACTTCCAGGAGCTTTGGCTAGAGATCCTGGACTACTTCGAACGGTTCATGACGGCCGGCTCGGATATGCTTTACGAAGCGGTACTGGAAAGTCTCAAGAAcatgctgttggtgatgcatTCT GTTTGCGTGTTCCACAACAGTGACGGTGTTACCCATTCGCAGTTGTGGGACGTTACGTGGCAGCGGATATCGGGCTTTTTGCCTAACCTCAAGGATGAACTGTTCAAACAAGAAG CCGTCCGGTCGACCGTTAGTATTACCAGTGGAACTGACGACGCTAGTGCCGTGCTAACCGTAACGGCACCTCCACCAACGCTGGccggcgagcagcagcacatacTGGCTGGAGGCAATGTGAACAGTAGTTCCGCTGTTCCGACGGAGCAAAGCGCTCGTGTAATGCTACACCCGGCACCGTTACAAATGCCGGCACCGCAACTTCCAACACCTCTACCGGCTTACCCAGCTGTCGCTCCAGCTGCTATCAATCCTCTTGCTCCCGCCATTGAAGTGCATCGTACGCCCGTAAGATCGCCCCCAAACAATCTGCTCATGAGCTCGGCTACGGCGAACGCTGATTTCGTTGGattaccgatgatgatgttaccTCAGGTTACTACACttccaccatcggcaccaccgcTGGTGACACTGGGATCCGCTGCACCAAGAACGACATTCACAACTGGCCCATCCACAGAGCCGATTGTTTCAAATATTATAGAACTACCTTCCGAGTCACAGAATACCGTAATGGTACCACAATCGGCAGCAACAGACGGCAGTGATTCGAACGCAGCTCCTAACGTTCCGTTAAGCCATCTGCTGGCTGGTTCACAGTATCCATCACTACAGCACGTTCCTATCGGTATCGCGCAAAGTTTCGCTCCGATGTTTGTTCAACCGAACCCACCAGTTTCGGTTGGTGCCTGTGCGGATATCTACTCGGACTACATCAATGATCCTTATAATCTGACACTCCAAATTGAtaatggtggcggcagcacGACAGCAACGACAACCAACTCATCAATCGTCGCCTCTACGATGACCAGCGTAACAAGAGGTGAAGATGAGAATGGCGGGAAAACAGTAACCACGGCAATGGAATCAATGGCACTAACGACCAGCGTGAGTGGTGTACCCGGTACAACCGGTACCTCCAGAGGTGGACAATCGACCGAGATACACAACGTATTTCAATCGGCTCAATACTTCAGCTTCCCAGCCAGCGGTGGACGTATCCCGCCCGGTTCGGAGATGCTGTTCGGGGAGCCGTAA
- the LOC126571724 gene encoding UPF0235 protein C15orf40 homolog translates to MSKKGGAGKGKKNVPTESSAPAPNTGPVLVDAKTGNLIVKILAKPGAKTSGITDVSEEGVGCQIAAPPIDGEANTELIRYLSKLLELRKSDISLDRGSKSRQKTIVLDKDGCRHTREQLLTIFRTEASSGS, encoded by the exons ATGTCCAAGAAAGGTGGTGCCGGCAAGGGTAAGAAGAATGTCCCCACGGAAAGCAGTGCTCCAGCGCCGAATACCGGACCCGTGCTGGTCGATGCCAAAACAGGCAACTTGATTGTGAAAATATTGGCAAAACCGGGCGCAAAAACGAGTGGGATCACCGACGTAAGCGAGGAAGGTGTAGGCTGCCAAATCG CTGCTCCACCAATCGACGGTGAAGCTAACACGGAACTGATAAGATATCTGTCCAAGCTGTTGGAACTGCGAAAAAGTGATATCAGCCTCGATCGTGGATCGAAATCTCGCCAAAAGACGATCGTATTGGACAAGGATGGGTGTCGTCATACGCGCGAACAGTTACTTACGATCTTCCGCACTGAGGCTTCATCCGGCTCCTAG
- the LOC126571722 gene encoding glyoxylate reductase/hydroxypyruvate reductase isoform X1, with amino-acid sequence MNPAFRRQFSAVLSIAVQRRALLCGRSNGLEQPPAPASSLLVLQRRRYCCFEMKPKVYVTRNDYARIGLDLLKEECDISLWDEAYPVPRDEFLKNVAGKDAIYCSLNDRIDKELLDQAGPNLKVISTISVGYDHIDVKECKQRGIRVGYTPDVLTDATAELTVALLLATARRMFEANKQVHTGGWKSWSPMWMCGKSIKNSIVGIFGFGRIGQEVAKRLAPFKPAQIQFTSRTDKFLTAEDLGVTQVPFDELIETSDFLIIACSYNVETANLFNDAVFSRMKPSAILVNTSRGGVVEQHDLIHALRAGKIQAAGLDVTTPEPLPLDNPLLTLPNVVLLPHIGSADIETRIEMSRITACNILAGLKGVKMMSEV; translated from the exons ATGAATCCGGCGTTTCGTCGTCAGTTTTCCGCAGTGCTTTCGATTGCCGTACAACGACGAGCATTACTGTGTGGCCGGAGCAACGGCCTTGAGCAACCCCCTGCCCCTGCTAGTAGTTTGTTGGTCCTACAACGGCGACGATACTGCTGCTTCGAGATGAAACCAAAGGTATACGTGACACGGAACGATTACGCTCGCATCGGTTTGGACTTACTGAAGGAAGA ATGTGATATTTCACTTTGGGATGAAGCCTATCCGGTACCACGAGatgagtttttgaaaaatgtcgCCGGCAAAGATGCGATCTACTGTTCCCTGAACGATCGCATCGATAAGGAGCTACTCGATCAGGCGGGACCGAATCTAAAAGTTATCTCAACGATTTCTGTGGG CTACGATCATATCGATGTGAAGGAATGCAAGCAACGAGGAATACGTGTCGGTTATACGCCCGACGTACTGACCGATGCAACGGCAGAGTTGACGGttgccctgctgctggctaccgCACGCCGGATGTTCGAGGCCAACAAACAGGTACACACAGGCGGTTGGAAGTCTTGGTCGCCGATGTGGATGTGTGGCAAGAGCATCAAAAACTCGATCGTGGGCATCTTCGGATTCGGACGTATCGGCCAGGAAGTGGCGAAACGGTTAGCTCCCTTCAAACCGGCCCAAATTCAGTTCACCAGCCGTACGGATAAGTTTCTAACAGCCGAAGATCTGGGTGTAACGCAAGTTCCGTTTGATGAGCTGATCGAAACGAGCGATTTCCTCATCATTGCCTGCTCGTACAACGTGGAAACGGCTAATCTGTTCAACGATGCCGTCTTCTCACGCATGAAACCATCGGCCATCCTGGTGAACACGAGCCGGGGCGGTGTGGTAGAGCAGCACGATCTGATCCACGCCCTGCGTGCTGGCAAAATTCAAGCGGCCGGACTAGATGTAACCACACCGGAACCGCTTCCGCTCGATAATCCTCTGTTAACGCTACCGAATGTCGTGCTGTTGCCGCACATTGGCAGTGCCGACATCGAGACACGCATCGAAATGTCCCGCATCACGGCTTGCAACATACTGGCGGGGTTGAAGGGTGTGAAGATGATGTCTGAAGTTTGA
- the LOC126571722 gene encoding glyoxylate reductase/hydroxypyruvate reductase isoform X2 → MKPKVYVTRNDYARIGLDLLKEECDISLWDEAYPVPRDEFLKNVAGKDAIYCSLNDRIDKELLDQAGPNLKVISTISVGYDHIDVKECKQRGIRVGYTPDVLTDATAELTVALLLATARRMFEANKQVHTGGWKSWSPMWMCGKSIKNSIVGIFGFGRIGQEVAKRLAPFKPAQIQFTSRTDKFLTAEDLGVTQVPFDELIETSDFLIIACSYNVETANLFNDAVFSRMKPSAILVNTSRGGVVEQHDLIHALRAGKIQAAGLDVTTPEPLPLDNPLLTLPNVVLLPHIGSADIETRIEMSRITACNILAGLKGVKMMSEV, encoded by the exons ATGAAACCAAAGGTATACGTGACACGGAACGATTACGCTCGCATCGGTTTGGACTTACTGAAGGAAGA ATGTGATATTTCACTTTGGGATGAAGCCTATCCGGTACCACGAGatgagtttttgaaaaatgtcgCCGGCAAAGATGCGATCTACTGTTCCCTGAACGATCGCATCGATAAGGAGCTACTCGATCAGGCGGGACCGAATCTAAAAGTTATCTCAACGATTTCTGTGGG CTACGATCATATCGATGTGAAGGAATGCAAGCAACGAGGAATACGTGTCGGTTATACGCCCGACGTACTGACCGATGCAACGGCAGAGTTGACGGttgccctgctgctggctaccgCACGCCGGATGTTCGAGGCCAACAAACAGGTACACACAGGCGGTTGGAAGTCTTGGTCGCCGATGTGGATGTGTGGCAAGAGCATCAAAAACTCGATCGTGGGCATCTTCGGATTCGGACGTATCGGCCAGGAAGTGGCGAAACGGTTAGCTCCCTTCAAACCGGCCCAAATTCAGTTCACCAGCCGTACGGATAAGTTTCTAACAGCCGAAGATCTGGGTGTAACGCAAGTTCCGTTTGATGAGCTGATCGAAACGAGCGATTTCCTCATCATTGCCTGCTCGTACAACGTGGAAACGGCTAATCTGTTCAACGATGCCGTCTTCTCACGCATGAAACCATCGGCCATCCTGGTGAACACGAGCCGGGGCGGTGTGGTAGAGCAGCACGATCTGATCCACGCCCTGCGTGCTGGCAAAATTCAAGCGGCCGGACTAGATGTAACCACACCGGAACCGCTTCCGCTCGATAATCCTCTGTTAACGCTACCGAATGTCGTGCTGTTGCCGCACATTGGCAGTGCCGACATCGAGACACGCATCGAAATGTCCCGCATCACGGCTTGCAACATACTGGCGGGGTTGAAGGGTGTGAAGATGATGTCTGAAGTTTGA
- the LOC126571725 gene encoding U6 snRNA-associated Sm-like protein LSm3, with product MAEEEQMPIIPVKEPLDLIRLSLDEKIYVKMRNERELRGRLHAFDQHLNMVLGDAEETVTTVEIDEETYEEVYKTTKRTIPMLFVRGDGVILVSPPMRVGS from the exons ATGGCAGAAGAGGAACAG ATGCCCATCATTCCCGTGAAGGAACCGCTGGACCTCATCCGCCTAAGTTTGGACGAGAAAATCTACGTTAAAATGCGCAACGAGCGTGAGCTACGTGGACGGCTTCAT GCCTTCGATCAACATCTTAATATGGTACTGGGCGATGCAGAAGAAACGGTCACGACGGTCGAAATCGACGAGGAAACCTACGAAGAAGTGTACAAAACGACAAAACGCACCATTCCGATGCTGTTCGTACGTGGCGATGGCGTGATACTCGTGTCCCCTCCGATGCGAGTAGGTAGTTAA
- the LOC126579997 gene encoding H/ACA ribonucleoprotein complex subunit 1: MSFRGRGGGGGGGRGRGGGGGFRGGGGGGGGRGGRGGFGNRSFGNRDDGPKNIVPLGFYDYPCQEDLVAKVEIENVPFFNAPIYMEGEKQIGKVDEIFGHLKDFYVSIKLMDNMKPDGFQPKQKLFIDSAKLLPLARFLPGGQTRRPGGRVGKPGGGRGGPGGRGRGGGGFRGGRGGPGGGDGFRGRGGGGGGGRGGFRGGFRGGNRGGGGGGGGNRW; encoded by the coding sequence ATGAGTTTCCGTGGccgaggcggtggtggcggaggtggccgtggccgaggaggtggcggtggttttcgtggaggtggtggcggcggtggtggccgtggcggtCGCGGAGGATTTGGAAATCGCAGCTTTGGAAACCGGGATGATGGTCCGAAGAACATCGTGCCACTGGGTTTCTACGATTATCCGTGCCAGGAGGATCTGGTGGCCAAAGTGGAAATCGAAAATGTGCCGTTCTTCAACGCGCCGATCTACATGGAAGGTGAGAAGCAGATCGGCAAGGTGGACGAAATATTTGGCCATCTGAAGGACTTCTACGTCTCGATCAAGCTGATGGACAACATGAAGCCAGATGGATTCCAGCCGAAGCAGAAACTGTTCATCGATTCCGCCAAATTGCTCCCGTTGGCACGGTTCCTACCGGGTGGTCAAACCAGAAGACCAGGTGGTCGAGTTGGCAAACCGGGTGGTGGCCGCGGAGGTCCCGGTGGTCGaggtcgcggtggtggtggcttccgCGGAGGTAGAGGTGGTCCTGGTGGAGGGGATGGCTTCAGAGGACGTggcggaggcggtggtgggggCCGCGGAGGCTTCCGTGGAGGTTTCCGTGGAGGCAACCGAGGcggaggaggcggtggtggtggcaaccgaTGGTAA